ATAGTGTATGAGCATCGTGAGCCTTGGCAAGTTCAATCCACTTTTCGAGAACTTTTGACTGGTTTTCTTTGATGTGGGATGATGTTGATCCGAGTATAAGCTTACTTACAAGTTCCGGATATTGTATGGCTATAACCATTGCTATCATTCCCCCTTGAGATGCTCCGAAAAGGCATATGTCTTTAAGGTCAAGCTCTTTGATCGCAGCTACCGTATCTTCAGCCATTTCATAGATTGAATAATTGTCAGGAATATCTTTTCTTCTGTCGAATACATATATGGTGAATTCATCCTTGATCTTGGCGGGATATTCCGCCTCAACTGTATTTGCTGCCCCCATAACACTTTGAATACTAAGACCGGGAATCAGTACTAAAATACGTGATCCCGTGCCAAATTTGAAATAGTCCATTGTGAAGTTTTTGTTTGTTACACTGCCTTTTTCTGCCATTTGATTTCCCCTCCGAATCATGTTCATGCATTGATATATACGAATGTAACACCTTCTGTGTCAGCTTTTAACACAAATAAAAAGATATTTAAAATATGTATGCTGTTTTTCCTTGCTGTATAGATTGATCAGACTGACGATAAACAGGTCAGATACAGCTGTAAGCCCGTGTCTTTTAATATAGGATACCATCTTTTCGTATATTTTATCTATGCCGGTAGACCCGTGTCCGTGATAGCACGCAACTACATTGTTGCTGGGCAAGGAAAATGTATTTTCATTATCAGCAGGAAGAAAAGACAGACTGACAATATTGTTATATACATAGCGTTTTTTGCGCATATTTTCATAGCTCATGGTAACGCCTGTTGGAAAAGATGAAAGAGTTTTATCACCTGAAGTTTTGGCCAGATGAACAGAAATATCACCGGCTATATCTGCGACATGATATGCAGTATTGCTGTCGCGGATAGGCGTAGAAGAAATACTTATATCAGGTATAAAGTCTGTAAAAACCTTATTGTACCCATGTTCTTCGCAGGTATTTAAGATCCACATGCCAAGGTGAAGTGCACTGATTTTTTTATTTATCAAAAAGAGCTCTCTCTGCATATCAAGGATTTTGGCATTGGCAAGCTTTGTTATGGCCTCTTTTGACGAAATGTAGATCATATCCCGTATTTCCTGAATCGAGCAGCCTGCCTGACGCATTGTGGTAATAAAGAAAAAAGAACTGATCTGAGCAGGAGAATAATAGTGATATCCATTCTCAGGATCGACCCGGGGAGTTATTATTTTTTGCTCATAGTAATGTCTTAGCGTATCTCTTGTTGTGCCGCATAATTTCGCGAATTGGCTGACAGTTAAAGAATACTCTTTTTCATCGTCTTGAAAACTACTTCCCATAAAGTTTTAAACCTCATAATTTCTGAAAAAAATTACTTGACCTGGGGGCAACCCCCAAGATTATTGTAACAAAAGATTGATAATTCAAAAACTATTATTTCAAAAAGGAGAAGAAAAATGAAAGACGTAAGAGGCGTGATCGTAAAAATAATTGCAGAGTATCTTGATAAGGATGAAGAAGAGGTTTCTGTTAATTCAACCTTTACAGAGATTGGACTTGATTCTCTGGACATCATGGAACTTGTTATGCAGATGCAGGAAGAACTTGATTGTAAGATTGAACTTTCACAGGATATTACAACAATTGAGCAGCTTGCTCAGCTTATTGAGAAGCAGGGCGCAGCAGTTTGACATGCTCATGTAGTGATTGGAGGAGAAATGGAAAAAAATCCGGTTTGTGAACTATTGGGTATCAAGTATCCGGTAATACAGGGAGGAATGGCTTGGATAGCTGATGCAAGACTCGCCGCTGCCGTTTCTAATGCTGGTGGGCTTGGCCTTATAGCTGCCATGAATTCTAATGGTGAGCAGCTTAGAGAACAGATCATTGCTGCAAGGAAGCTTACAGATAAGCCTTTTGGAGTAAATCTAATGCTCATGAGTCCTTATATTGACCAGGCAGTTGATGTTGTGTGCCAGGAAGGTGTCAAGGTCGTGACCACCGGCGCAGGGAACCCTGCCAAATATATGGATAAGCTCTTATCTTCAGGCGTAAAAGTGATTTGCGTTGTAGCAAGTGTTGCTCTTGCGGTCATGGTAGAAAGAATGGGAGCAAGCGCGGTTGTTGCAGAAGGCTGCGAGTCAGGCGGCCATGTTGGTGAAACTACGACAATGGCTCTGGTACCACAGGTAGCTGATGCAGTAAATATTCCTGTAATTGCTGCAGGTGGAATAGCAGATGGAAGAGGAATGGCAGCTGCTTTTATGCTGGGCGCAAGTGCAGTTCAGATGGGAACAAGATTTCTTACAGCCAAAGAATGTAGTGTTCATCAGAACTACAAGGATAAAGTACTAAAAGCCAAGGACAGAGACACTATTGTTACAGGCAAAAGCCTTGGCCACCCGGTGAGAGCTCTTAAAAATCACATGACAAGAGAGTTCATGGAAAAAGAGAATGACAGCAGCACAGCACCATCTGAACTTGAAAAGATGGGATCCGGAGCTCTTAGAAGGGCAGCTATAGAAGGAGATGTCAGAAACGGATCCTGTATGTGCGGACAGATTGCCGGTCTTGTTAATTCAGAGGACACCTGCCAGGAGATAATCACCGGTATCTGTAATGATGCCTATGAACTCATGGGGATTAATAGTCTTAAGGTTAAACCTGCATAACAACGCAAGGTACGCTACATTTTGAGGAGACAGTATGGGAAAAATAGCTTTTTTATTTTCTGGTCAGGGAAGTCAGTATCCGGGAATGGCCAAAGATTTATATGAGAATGTTAAAGAGGTTCATGATTTCTTTGGAGTAGCTGAAGCAATCAGACCGGGAACCATCATACAGATGCTCAAGGGGACAGATGAGGAGCTTAAGAAAACCGAGAATACTCAGCCTTGTCTTTTCCTTGCAGATATTGCCGGAGCGCTTGCTCTAGAAAGCGCAGGAATATATCCGGATGCAGTAGCAGGCTTTTCTCTTGGAGAAGTTGTAGGACTTGCTGTATCAGGGGCTCTTACCAAATCTGAGGCCTTTAAGCTTGTATGTAAAAGAGCCGGCTTTATGCAGAAGGCATCTGAAGAAGTAAAGGGAAGTATGATTGCGGTCATAGGAATGGACAAGGAAGAACTGATTAGTCAGTGCCGGAAATCCAAGGTTTATCCTGTTAACTTCAACTGCCCGGGGCAGATAGTTGTTTCAGGAGAAGAAGGCAATATGGATAAGTTTAAGGAAAAACTTAAAAAATCCGAAGTGAGATTTATTGAACTTAGCGTAGGAGGTTCGTTCCACACTCCTTATATGAAAGAGGCCGCAGAAAGCTTGAAGGAAGAACTCAAAGCTTCCGGAAATTATAAGCTTACTGCTACTGATAAACCTCTCTATGCAAATAAAACAGCAAGTCCATATCCCAAGGAAACTGATGAAATGATAGATATTCTGTCTGATCAGATACAAAGCAGTGTCAGATGGGAAGATACTCTTATTAATATGGCAGAAAGCGGCGTAGATACATTTATAGAATGTGGTCCCGGAAGAACTTTGTCAGGTTTTGTAAAAAGAACTGTAAAGGGCGCCAAAATCTATAACATAAGTGATCTTAGCTCTTTAGAAAAGATAACAAGTGAGCTGGGAACGAATGAAGAATTGCAGGCAAAGGAGCAGACCTATGCTTAATGGAAAGACAGCTGTTGTTACAGGCGGGACAAGAGGAATAGGGAAAGCCATAGCCTATAAGCTTGCAGGGAACGGAGCAAATATTGCAGTAATTGCAACAAGAGAAACTGATGCAGCTAAAAAAGTAATTGATGAGTTTGCTTCGATGGGAGTAAAGGCAAGGCTCTATACCTGTGATATTAAAAATGCAGATGAGGTTGCAAGTACATCTGAGGAGATATTAGCTGACTTTGGTCAGGTAGATATTCTTATAAACAATGCAGGAATCACAAGGGATAACATTTTGCCTTCTCTTTCAACGATGGATATTGATGATGTCATTGATGTGAACCTTAAGGGGACGATGTTTGTAACAAAATCATTCATCAGGCAGTTTGTAAGACATAGATCCGGGAGCATTATAAATATTAGTTCAGTTGTAGGACTAATGGGAAATAAGGGCCAGACCAATTACTCGGCATCCAAGGCGGGAATAGTAGGGTTTACCAAGTCTGTAGCAAGAGAGTATGGCAAAAAAAATATCAGATGTAATGCGGTTGCACCCGGGTATATTGCCACAGATATGACAGATAAATTATCAGATGAACAAAAAGATATGGTCAAATCGCAGATTCCTCTTGGAACTATAGGAAGTCCGGAAAATGTTGCGGATCTTGTTCTTTTTCTTGCATCAGATTCATCAGCATATATAACAGGGGAAGTTATAAAAGTTGATGGCGGAATGTATGTGTAAAGCGCGATCATGCTTATGAGTGTTACGCAATACTAATTATCAAGGAGAAATGTATGTTCAGAGTTGTTGTTACGGGTTTGGGAGTTATCACACCTGTAGGAAATGATATAGAAACCTTTTGGGACAGTCTTAAAAACGGAAAATGCGGAATTGGAAAAATAGAGCGTTTTGATGCATCAAGATTAAAGGTAAGTCTCGACGCAGAAGTAAAAGATTTTGAACCAAAGAAATACTATGAAACGGTACAGGAAATAAGAAAGTCAGATCTTTTCATGCAGTATGCAATGGGAGCAGCCAGACAGGCTGTTGAGCAGAGTGGAATATTAGAGTCTGACCTTGATAAAGAGCGCTTTGGCGTTTATGTAGGAACCGGAATCGGCGGTATTAACACGACTATCAAAGAAAATAATAAGCTAAATGATAAGGGCCCTGATTTTGTATCACCTTTTTTCGTACCGATGATGATCAGTAACATGGCTGCAGGAGCAATTTCAATCAAATTTGAGGCAAAAGGCCCTACACTTCCTGTAGTCACTGCCTGTGCTACTTCAACACACACAATAGGCGAGGCATTCAGAGCTATCAAGCACGGCTATGCAGATGTAATAATCGCAGGAGGAGCAGAGGCTTCTATCAATGAGCTTTCAATGGCAGGCTTTGTAAACTGCCAGGCTCTTAATCTTTCCGATAATCCTGAGGAAGGAAGTCTTCCATTTGATAAAAGACGCGGCGGTTTCGTAATGGGTGAAGGTGCCGGAATGCTGATACTTGAGGAATATGAGCACGCCAAAAAGCGTGGAGCTGTAATCCTTGCAGAGGTCACCGGCTATGGTAACACTTCTGATGCATATCACATTACAGCACCTGATCCCGAAGGGGCCGGAGCATGCAGAGCTATTAAGGCGGCTGCCACAGAATCAGGAATAAAAGATAAGGACCATCTGTATATCAATGCACATGGTACAGGAACACATTTAAATGATGCAATGGAGACAAAGGCAATTAAAAAAGTATTTGGAGAAAAAGCCTACGATATTCATATTAGTTCTACCAAGTCAATGACAGGACATATGATGGGGGCAACAGGTGCTGTCGAAGCAATTGCTTCTGTTCTTGCTCTCAAAAACGGAGTGGTTCCTCCTACCATTAACTACAGGGAAAAAGATGAAGAGTGTGATCTTAACTATACTCCAAACACAGCAGTAGAAACTGATCTTGATTATGCCCTTAGCACATCACTTGGTTTTGGCGGACATAATGCCTGTATTGCATTTAAAAAGTATGACAGGAATGAATAAGCAAAGATCAACATTTGCTGTGACCTGGTGAGAATATGATACGAGGTGATTAAAAATGACAAATACTCTCAAGGATTATGTTGATGCTTTCAGGGTTCTTGGCTTATCTGAATTATCTGTAGAGGATGATGGAGTCAAGCTGGTTCTAAAAAAGAATTCTTCATTTGAACCGGTAATTCTTTCCTCAAATATAAGTGAAATAAGTGAAAAAGGAAAAGAGCCTTCCAAAGAAGATATTAAAAGCGGAACAAGAGTTAAAGCGCCCTTACTTGGAGTTTTCTATGCGGAAGTAAATGGAAAAATCTGGAAAACTGGAGACAGGGTTCAGAAAGGCGATATCCTATGCAGTATAGAAGCAATGAAGATGATGAATGAGGTCAAAGCTCCATGCGATGGCGAGATTTTAAGTATAAACGTCAAAGATGGCGATCTTGTCGAATACGATCAGGTTTTATTTGAAATATCATAAAGAGGTTTTTATGAATAAAGATGAAATTATGAAGATCCTTCCGCACAGAGATCCTATGCTCCTTGTGGATGAAGTGATCCTTAATGAGGATGGTACTGCAACCGGCATATATCATGTAAGAGGAGATGAGTTCTTTTTAAAGGGACATTTTCCGGGAAAACCTATAGTTCCCGGAGTTATTCAATGTGAGATTATGGCTCAGTCAGCCTGCATTCTCTTTGCGGAAAAGATGAAGGAAAAAGGAGCTCTTCCTGTATATACAGGAATTGATAAGGTCAGATTTCGAGGAATGATCAGGCCCGGGGATACAATAAACACCCATGTTGAACTAAAAAGAGCATCTCATCCACTTTATCTTCTGCATGGTGAACTTACAGTGGATGGTAAAAAATGTATGAGTGGCGATTTTTCTTTTGCTATCACTAATAGTGGGGAGTAAGTCTATGTTTGAAAAAGTACTCATTGCAAATCGAGGAGAGGTGGCAGTCAGAATAATCAGAGCATGCAAGGAAATGGGGATAGAGACTATCGCGGTGTACTCTGAAGCTGACAGGCAGGCACTTCATGTGGAAATG
The sequence above is a segment of the Butyrivibrio proteoclasticus B316 genome. Coding sequences within it:
- a CDS encoding MerR family transcriptional regulator; the encoded protein is MGSSFQDDEKEYSLTVSQFAKLCGTTRDTLRHYYEQKIITPRVDPENGYHYYSPAQISSFFFITTMRQAGCSIQEIRDMIYISSKEAITKLANAKILDMQRELFLINKKISALHLGMWILNTCEEHGYNKVFTDFIPDISISSTPIRDSNTAYHVADIAGDISVHLAKTSGDKTLSSFPTGVTMSYENMRKKRYVYNNIVSLSFLPADNENTFSLPSNNVVACYHGHGSTGIDKIYEKMVSYIKRHGLTAVSDLFIVSLINLYSKEKQHTYFKYLFICVKS
- the fabZ gene encoding 3-hydroxyacyl-ACP dehydratase FabZ; amino-acid sequence: MNKDEIMKILPHRDPMLLVDEVILNEDGTATGIYHVRGDEFFLKGHFPGKPIVPGVIQCEIMAQSACILFAEKMKEKGALPVYTGIDKVRFRGMIRPGDTINTHVELKRASHPLYLLHGELTVDGKKCMSGDFSFAITNSGE
- a CDS encoding alpha/beta fold hydrolase; translation: MAEKGSVTNKNFTMDYFKFGTGSRILVLIPGLSIQSVMGAANTVEAEYPAKIKDEFTIYVFDRRKDIPDNYSIYEMAEDTVAAIKELDLKDICLFGASQGGMIAMVIAIQYPELVSKLILGSTSSHIKENQSKVLEKWIELAKAHDAHTLYQSFAKEIYPPDVYESYKDYFADVSNSVTTKELDNFVILAKSILGFDISKDIPKIKCPTLAIGVFEDAVLDSDATMEIAENLDYRPDFKLYMYIGYGHAAFDTAPDYRDRMYDFLNQ
- a CDS encoding acetyl-CoA carboxylase biotin carboxyl carrier protein — its product is MTNTLKDYVDAFRVLGLSELSVEDDGVKLVLKKNSSFEPVILSSNISEISEKGKEPSKEDIKSGTRVKAPLLGVFYAEVNGKIWKTGDRVQKGDILCSIEAMKMMNEVKAPCDGEILSINVKDGDLVEYDQVLFEIS
- a CDS encoding acyl carrier protein, whose amino-acid sequence is MKDVRGVIVKIIAEYLDKDEEEVSVNSTFTEIGLDSLDIMELVMQMQEELDCKIELSQDITTIEQLAQLIEKQGAAV
- the fabF gene encoding beta-ketoacyl-ACP synthase II, which codes for MFRVVVTGLGVITPVGNDIETFWDSLKNGKCGIGKIERFDASRLKVSLDAEVKDFEPKKYYETVQEIRKSDLFMQYAMGAARQAVEQSGILESDLDKERFGVYVGTGIGGINTTIKENNKLNDKGPDFVSPFFVPMMISNMAAGAISIKFEAKGPTLPVVTACATSTHTIGEAFRAIKHGYADVIIAGGAEASINELSMAGFVNCQALNLSDNPEEGSLPFDKRRGGFVMGEGAGMLILEEYEHAKKRGAVILAEVTGYGNTSDAYHITAPDPEGAGACRAIKAAATESGIKDKDHLYINAHGTGTHLNDAMETKAIKKVFGEKAYDIHISSTKSMTGHMMGATGAVEAIASVLALKNGVVPPTINYREKDEECDLNYTPNTAVETDLDYALSTSLGFGGHNACIAFKKYDRNE
- the fabG gene encoding 3-oxoacyl-[acyl-carrier-protein] reductase; translated protein: MLNGKTAVVTGGTRGIGKAIAYKLAGNGANIAVIATRETDAAKKVIDEFASMGVKARLYTCDIKNADEVASTSEEILADFGQVDILINNAGITRDNILPSLSTMDIDDVIDVNLKGTMFVTKSFIRQFVRHRSGSIINISSVVGLMGNKGQTNYSASKAGIVGFTKSVAREYGKKNIRCNAVAPGYIATDMTDKLSDEQKDMVKSQIPLGTIGSPENVADLVLFLASDSSAYITGEVIKVDGGMYV
- the fabK gene encoding enoyl-[acyl-carrier-protein] reductase FabK — its product is MEKNPVCELLGIKYPVIQGGMAWIADARLAAAVSNAGGLGLIAAMNSNGEQLREQIIAARKLTDKPFGVNLMLMSPYIDQAVDVVCQEGVKVVTTGAGNPAKYMDKLLSSGVKVICVVASVALAVMVERMGASAVVAEGCESGGHVGETTTMALVPQVADAVNIPVIAAGGIADGRGMAAAFMLGASAVQMGTRFLTAKECSVHQNYKDKVLKAKDRDTIVTGKSLGHPVRALKNHMTREFMEKENDSSTAPSELEKMGSGALRRAAIEGDVRNGSCMCGQIAGLVNSEDTCQEIITGICNDAYELMGINSLKVKPA
- a CDS encoding ACP S-malonyltransferase, whose amino-acid sequence is MGKIAFLFSGQGSQYPGMAKDLYENVKEVHDFFGVAEAIRPGTIIQMLKGTDEELKKTENTQPCLFLADIAGALALESAGIYPDAVAGFSLGEVVGLAVSGALTKSEAFKLVCKRAGFMQKASEEVKGSMIAVIGMDKEELISQCRKSKVYPVNFNCPGQIVVSGEEGNMDKFKEKLKKSEVRFIELSVGGSFHTPYMKEAAESLKEELKASGNYKLTATDKPLYANKTASPYPKETDEMIDILSDQIQSSVRWEDTLINMAESGVDTFIECGPGRTLSGFVKRTVKGAKIYNISDLSSLEKITSELGTNEELQAKEQTYA